The stretch of DNA GTTGCCAATCAGGAAGGTTTTTTAATGATATAATCATTTTTATTTCTTCACCGGGATTTACAATACCATCTCCATCTCCCAATTCATCATTCATAATAATGTTAGTGGCAGTTACATAAGGGAACTCGCCATCAAGGGTAATAATTTCAGCATGAGGGTCGCCAAACAAAATAAGTTCGTAATAACACCATCGCATCCACGGATTATCTGCTTGGTCAATGAGTGATATTTTTGAATAATTGTTGCAATTACCTAATTGTTTGATGTCCGCTGTAAATAAGCCATCAAAGAATGTTCTGTCAAACTGTTGGGATGGACCTTCAATAGAACCAGGACTATACCAGCCATAACGGGTATTGCCAATAAAAGCCATCGGACCGCCTGAGGCGATAATTAACCTTTCTGCAACAGCTTCATTACCATGGCTTGTTCCCTCATCAAAAGCTGCAGGGAGACAACCCTGGCTATACATTAGCCCATACTCATCGTTTATTAATTGGTCGGCTTGATTTGGGCTCATTCCCATTAAAATCCAGTAATTTGCATGGCCCATATTATTCATAATACCAACGCCATTATTAAGCATATTTACAACTGCCTGCTCTGAATAAGTTCCATCTCGTTGATAAAGAGTATAGAAATGATAGTTATTTGCCGGAATACGAGTTAGAATATCGTCTTTGTAATCACCACCCCAGGTAACAGGATTCCAATTGAGGTTCTCCCCAACCATACAGGCCTTTTCCAGAGCCGGTTTTGGATTTTCTTTATAGTCCATTATTTTGTATAAAGCATTACTAAAATCAATTTCTGTATCACCCGGAATTCTACCAATTGCAATTTCAGGGATGAAATCAACACTATCAGCAGGATATTCTCCGTAAATATTATTTCCATTATAATCAAAATTACCATCCAATGCAGAAAAATAGAAATCAGAAGGAATATAACCAATTGTGCCCCCAGCATCAACATAAAGTTTCCGTAACGGCACTATTTCATCATCCCCGCCTAAGAGCACATATTCTAAGGGTGTATTTGTGCTATTCCAGGTTGTATAAGCATCAATAATAAAATTTCTTAATTTATCAGCGTTATCGATTCCCATATATTCAGCATTTATTTCTTGAATTGTATAAACAGCAGGATTCAAACCGAATCCAATTTTCCAATTTACAAAGTCGTCAAATAGCGAAACAAAACCCTCTCCTGTAATAATGATGTAATCATGTGGGTCATCGGGATTAATTAAGTTATCTCTGCTAAGTTTAGATTTTTCCTTACCAAAATAGGAATTTAATACTTCTTCATTTTCTACTAATTTTTCTATTTTCTCAATAATAGAATTTGAATTACAAAGCATCATTGATTGATAATTTGATAATTTTTCATCAGATTTTGTTATGACACTCAATTCCATCTCAGATAAATATTGAACAATCCCGGATTTTGGCAGATATCTAATAGGAAATAGATTGATGATTGCTATGCTATGACCAGCTAAGATTTCTGTGCTCAGGATTTTAAATTTTGATGCGGGATAAGGGCGGTCAGATGAATAAATTATCTTATTTTTTTCAGTTGGAGTTATCTCGTTTGAATTTGTTGGTTGAGGAGTCTTTGCAAAGTCTATATAAACTCCTTTATCAATGAGTTGCCAATCCGAATAGTTAACCTTAACACTTGATATTTGTTCTCCAAAAGGAAGTAATATTTTTGCCGAACAGAATGGAATTATTGGCTCGCCTGGAGTTGATATTTTTGAAGTAAGATTAGTCTCTATCTCCCCATGTCTAATTTCAGGTTTATCAAAACTGAATGAAAAGGTTAATTCTTTGGCTGATAGCAATGTTCTTGAAAATAAAAGTAAACCGATTATTATTAGTAGTTTTTTATACATATTTAACCTTATTCTAATTTTTTTGATAAAAGAAAAACTTTCTTGGTTTTTGTCAAACTTATTGTTACTAAAGATGTAATTGAAGGTTAAATTAATTGCTTCCCAACAAGTCTAGACTAATGACAAATGAGTTAACTTTCCTTTATTTTATTTTGATAAAACTTTGCTCTATCAATTATTTCATCCTCATCAACAGTTAACAGTTTGTGATTTTCCATAATCAATTTTCCATTTATAATAACATCACTAATAGCATTGCTGGATATAGTATACACAAGATGTGAGTAGACATTATACATTGGAAGAATCTCCAGCTTATTTGTATCAATTAAAATAATATCAGCTTTTTTGCCAACTTTTAGTGAGCCTAATTCCGATTCTTTCCTTAATGCCGTAGCCGAATTGAGCGTTGCCATTTTTACTACTTCATCAACAGGAAGAATAGTAGGGTTTTTGTTATAAGCTTTATGAATTTTTGCTGTAAAATCCATCTCATCAAGCATACTTAGATTGTTATTACTTGCAACTCCGTCTGTTCCCAGACACAAATTTATGCCATTTTCAATATACTTTTTGATGGGCATGAAACCTGAGGCAAGCTTCAAATTACTTTCTGTAGTGATTGCAACGCTTATATTTTTTTCCCTCAAAATTTTTAGTTCTTTATCATTTACCCAGATTCCGTGAGCAATAACAACATTGCTATCAAGAAAGCCAATGTCATTCAAATACTTTATTGGTCTTTTATGATGCTGTTTCAAACAGTTTTCAACTTCCTTTTGAGTTTCTGATATATGAATATGCAGGAGCATATTATGTTTTTGAGCAGTTTCGGAAGCAAGTTGTAATGTTTCAGAGCTACAAGAATAAATTGAATGGGGCGCAATTGCAAAATTTATTAGTTCATTATTAGCGAATTCATTTTGATATTTAACTGCATTATCTAAAGCTTGCTTTGGTTCTTTATAATTTGCATTTGGAAAGTCCACAATACCCTGACCAACAATAGCCCGAATTCCAACTCTGGATGCTGCCTTTGCAGTTTGTTCCGGGAAGAAATACATATCATTAAACATTGTAATACCGTTTTTGACAAGTTCTGCTGCTCCATGCAAAGCTGCTAAATATACAAATTCTTCTGATACAAATTTTGCTTCTGCGGGCCAGATATAATTTTCCAACCATTCCTGTAAAGGCAAATCATCAGCCAATCCACGAAAATATGTCATTGGTATATGAGTATGGGCATTAATGAATCCCGGCATAACAATTTTTGATTCCGCATCAAATACCTTTTTTGCAGAGAACCTCTTCTCTAAATTTTCTGTTTTATGAATTTGGATGATTCTGCCATCTTTTATTGCAATTGCACCGTTTTGGATGACATCCATCTGTTTGTTAATTGTAACAATAAGTCCATTTTTTATCAGAATATCAACTGATTCCATAATGAGAATTTTCAAACATTGGATCGAGTTTTAATATTATTACTAGCCATTTCCCCTCATATTTTTTATTGAAATTTAGAAATGTACTAAAGTATCAAGTTTTTGATAAATTAAGAGTTAGTATGTAGGATGGAATGAAAAAGATACTTGTTAAGAATGCCGCACTGATTTTAAAATGTAAATTTTCAATATTTTTTACGATTTTTGACAATTTGAGTTAGTTTCTCACCCATTGTAGATATTTTGGGATTACTGGAGCGTTTCCAATCTCTGATTGTATCTTTTGTAAGAATTGCGAAATCGCTATTTCTTTCTTTCCCTCCAGAGCTTCTTAAACTATTAGCCAATTTTTTCATAGAGACCCATATTGTCTTAATTCTTTTATTATCAGCATCTTTAAGCCATTCCTTTAGATAAGGATATACTTCAGCCGGCCGTGCTCTTGCGATTTGAATTATAGTATGTGTGATTTTCTTCTGGACTTCAATACTTTCATCATCAATAATTTTTTCAATAAATTCCATTACAAAATGTGGGTCTTTCTGAGAGATATTTTCTAAGCCGTGAAATGATATGGAGCGTTTACTCCCGTCAGCACTTTCAATCCATTTCACCATATTGGATTTCATTAATTCTGGATATTCTTTCCAGAAATGGTCCATAATATTTTCTGCTTCCCATTTTATAGAATCATAATAATTGCTGACAATTTCTATCATTTCCTCTGGCTTGCCCATAAGGTAATTATAGAAGAAGAAGAGAGCTGTTGCGCGTTTTGCGTAATTCTTTGAATCTAATAAAGATTTTGCTATCTCTTCCACCTTATCTTTTTGCGGTGAATTAGCCGCAGTTTCTGCAATCAGGATTCTTCCAAAATAATTCTTACAAGAAGCAAACTCCTCAAATTTCTTTTTCCCCTTTCTGGGTGATTCATCCAATAACTTAAGAGTTTTTTCAGTTTTGTAGCGAAGTTCTTTTTCTTCCTTCTCGTCAAGACGTCCGATTTCTTTAACCATAAACTGCCTTTCAAATGTTAAGAATTAAATTATGTTTTGCAATTACAAAATTTTGTACTTACTTATTTAATCCTCTGATTATGGATTTTTTGTTGTCTGTTTGATTTTGGACTTTATAAAATTTCTAAAATTATTATGTCAAGTAAAAAATTTTATTAATTTATTATTATGACAAAAATGCTTTCAGATAATCCTGATATAAAATATTTTTAGAAATTATTGTCCTTGACATTAAAAAGTCCAAGCCCAAAAGAGCGTAAAAAGTTGTCGGAGGAGTGATGTCAGAAAAACTTGTTTATGGGAATATCAGTAGCAAAGAATCTATGGAATTGGAGGAGAAATATGGAGCTCATAACTATCAGCCACTTCCAGTAGTAATTGCAAAAGGAGAAGGTGTTTATGTTTGGGACCCGGAAGGCAAAAAATATTACGACTTTCTCTCAGCATATTCTGCACTTAATCAAGGTCACTGTCATCCAAAGATTATTAAATCACTTATAGACCAGGCAGAGATTCTTACACTTACCTCACGGGCGTTTTTTAATAATAAACTTGGGGAATATGAAAAATTTGTAACTGAATTTTTTGGCTATGATAAAATTCTGCCGATGAATACTGGAGTAGAAGGCGTTGAAACAGCTATAAAACTTTCTCGTAAGTGGGGATATGAGAAGAAAGGGATTAAATCTAATAAAGCCAAAATAGTTGTTTGTGAAGGTAACTTTCACGGTCGCACTATTGGCGCTATCTCAGCCTCAACTGACCCTGAAAGTACTAATAACTTTGGTCCTTTTCTACCAGGCATTATTAAGATACCATACAATAATCCAGAGGCATTAGAAAAGGTTTTAAAAAAACAAGGGAAAGAAGTTTGCGCCTTTTTAGTTGAACCTGTTCAAGGTGAAGCTGGTGTAATCGTTCCAGACGATGGCTATCTAAAAAGAACTTTTGATAAATGCAAAAAATATAATGTATTATTTGTGGCTGATGAGGTTCAGAGTGGGATTGGGAGAACAGGTCGTCTTCTCGCATGTGATTATGAAGAGGTTAGACCTGATATTCTTATCCTTGGAAAAACAATTTCAGGTGGGGTTCTGCCAATTTCTGCTGTATTAGCTGATAATGAGATTATGTTAGTTATAAAGCCTGGACAGCACGGTTCTACTTTCGGAGGATTTCCTTTAGCCTGTGTGGTTGCAAAAGCGGCGTTAGAAGTAATTAAGGAAGAGCATCTGATAGAAAATGCAGAAAGACTCGGGAAAATATTCCGTGAGGAAATGAAAAAAATAGATTCTTCTCTTATTGAATTGGTTCGTGGTAAAGGCTTACTTAATGCCATTGTTATTAAACCAAGGGATGGTATTGAAGCCTGGGATGTGTGTGTTCAACTCAAAGAAAAAGGATTGCTTGCCAAACCTACTCATAGACACATTATTCGGTTTGCACCACCGTTAGTAATAAATGAAGAACAACTGATGGAAGCAATCGGAATTATTAAAGAGGTTTTTTCTGAGTTAAGTTGATTGTAAATTTTTTGAACAAAGAATAAAGAATAACGAATGAATATGAAATATACATGCCAATATTTCGGCACAAAAAAGTATGAAAATTTCAGAGATTATTTGGAGTAGGCGAGTCTCTCGTCTAGTAGCCGACGGAGTCGGCTACTCCATACTCTGTGGCAAGGAATTTTCACATGAAAATCGGAATACGAAGAGAAGACAAGAGCAAGTGGGAACGAAGAGTTCCATTAATTCCAGAGCATATAAAATTATTGAAAGAAGAATATGGGATTGAGACGGTTTTGCAACCCTCTAAAATCCGTGTCTTTTCTGATAATGAATATAAGAATTATGGTG from Candidatus Cloacimonadota bacterium encodes:
- the rocD gene encoding ornithine--oxo-acid transaminase, which translates into the protein MSEKLVYGNISSKESMELEEKYGAHNYQPLPVVIAKGEGVYVWDPEGKKYYDFLSAYSALNQGHCHPKIIKSLIDQAEILTLTSRAFFNNKLGEYEKFVTEFFGYDKILPMNTGVEGVETAIKLSRKWGYEKKGIKSNKAKIVVCEGNFHGRTIGAISASTDPESTNNFGPFLPGIIKIPYNNPEALEKVLKKQGKEVCAFLVEPVQGEAGVIVPDDGYLKRTFDKCKKYNVLFVADEVQSGIGRTGRLLACDYEEVRPDILILGKTISGGVLPISAVLADNEIMLVIKPGQHGSTFGGFPLACVVAKAALEVIKEEHLIENAERLGKIFREEMKKIDSSLIELVRGKGLLNAIVIKPRDGIEAWDVCVQLKEKGLLAKPTHRHIIRFAPPLVINEEQLMEAIGIIKEVFSELS
- a CDS encoding amidohydrolase: MESVDILIKNGLIVTINKQMDVIQNGAIAIKDGRIIQIHKTENLEKRFSAKKVFDAESKIVMPGFINAHTHIPMTYFRGLADDLPLQEWLENYIWPAEAKFVSEEFVYLAALHGAAELVKNGITMFNDMYFFPEQTAKAASRVGIRAIVGQGIVDFPNANYKEPKQALDNAVKYQNEFANNELINFAIAPHSIYSCSSETLQLASETAQKHNMLLHIHISETQKEVENCLKQHHKRPIKYLNDIGFLDSNVVIAHGIWVNDKELKILREKNISVAITTESNLKLASGFMPIKKYIENGINLCLGTDGVASNNNLSMLDEMDFTAKIHKAYNKNPTILPVDEVVKMATLNSATALRKESELGSLKVGKKADIILIDTNKLEILPMYNVYSHLVYTISSNAISDVIINGKLIMENHKLLTVDEDEIIDRAKFYQNKIKES
- a CDS encoding C25 family cysteine peptidase, with product MYKKLLIIIGLLLFSRTLLSAKELTFSFSFDKPEIRHGEIETNLTSKISTPGEPIIPFCSAKILLPFGEQISSVKVNYSDWQLIDKGVYIDFAKTPQPTNSNEITPTEKNKIIYSSDRPYPASKFKILSTEILAGHSIAIINLFPIRYLPKSGIVQYLSEMELSVITKSDEKLSNYQSMMLCNSNSIIEKIEKLVENEEVLNSYFGKEKSKLSRDNLINPDDPHDYIIITGEGFVSLFDDFVNWKIGFGLNPAVYTIQEINAEYMGIDNADKLRNFIIDAYTTWNSTNTPLEYVLLGGDDEIVPLRKLYVDAGGTIGYIPSDFYFSALDGNFDYNGNNIYGEYPADSVDFIPEIAIGRIPGDTEIDFSNALYKIMDYKENPKPALEKACMVGENLNWNPVTWGGDYKDDILTRIPANNYHFYTLYQRDGTYSEQAVVNMLNNGVGIMNNMGHANYWILMGMSPNQADQLINDEYGLMYSQGCLPAAFDEGTSHGNEAVAERLIIASGGPMAFIGNTRYGWYSPGSIEGPSQQFDRTFFDGLFTADIKQLGNCNNYSKISLIDQADNPWMRWCYYELILFGDPHAEIITLDGEFPYVTATNIIMNDELGDGDGIVNPGEEIKMIISLKNLPDWQLAYDVSVTMRYQGDELTLIDSISYFGNISPGQISTNISNPIVFHVAEDCGYNVLEYQLYVTANTNSSYPFEKTYYHNLDVSIVQYNWPLYLGCKVKCSPVVVDFDNDNENEVLFVDRAGKIYSIEADASISDGFPVELGEEAWSSIAVGDIDNDQQYEIVLTTRYNKIYAIDNDESIIFEYETGGQMICTPTVADLDGDEELEIIAPCLDGKLYVIKIDGTDFPCFPYDFGSPIFADVAVGDINNDMVKDIVVGTLNGSLYAISSEGVILDGFPIETDSQIWSPPIIFDNNSRIAFSNYDYKIYIIDGYGDIKCIKDISSNIFSSMIAFTQERDDEFLLAFNTLSGKLEIINENGTTLQGWPQEMGTGTKNSPVAVDINNDGEIEILSST
- a CDS encoding DNA alkylation repair protein; translated protein: MVKEIGRLDEKEEKELRYKTEKTLKLLDESPRKGKKKFEEFASCKNYFGRILIAETAANSPQKDKVEEIAKSLLDSKNYAKRATALFFFYNYLMGKPEEMIEIVSNYYDSIKWEAENIMDHFWKEYPELMKSNMVKWIESADGSKRSISFHGLENISQKDPHFVMEFIEKIIDDESIEVQKKITHTIIQIARARPAEVYPYLKEWLKDADNKRIKTIWVSMKKLANSLRSSGGKERNSDFAILTKDTIRDWKRSSNPKISTMGEKLTQIVKNRKKY